A genomic window from Rhodococcus sp. KBS0724 includes:
- a CDS encoding class I adenylate-forming enzyme family protein produces MHYPDTTMAYWAPSMAALYGDRLAVVDGDRTCTFRELGERSAQFAGALRQAGVGVGDVVLMHLGNCVEFLQAYYGCLQAGATVTLVNPLQPELGLRKQIEETSAVAAVTQSSQLHVLLAASSGSTVRRIVMVQDTEGALDTPEPVVAFDAFIADLPTEFTPTSVRSDDIAHIAFTGGTTGVSKGVRVLHRNVVGNITQMCGWRTGHELEAGADGLVTPRRIDGLDVLGPTPGTGATIVVSPLFHAHSLLNTSFLLISGLTQVFAGRFEPGRMLELIEKHGATYLTGSPAMWHALSVHPDATVRNTDSVCVVSSGAAPIDSVTLAALRHAFPKALVVEGYGLTEATCVVTAAPLINGSQYRQSSVGLPIFDTEIQIRDQLDRKTVLGENERGELWVRGPQVTDGYLGHPETTAEQFVDGWLDTGDIAYLDSDGYLFICDRAKDMLIYKGYNVYPRELEEILVSHPAISTAAVVGREVGSNGQEPVAFVVMTPGAEFDAEQIKAFVAEQVLPYKKIREVVAVELLPTSAAGKVLKTDLRSRLLESVDTAGSK; encoded by the coding sequence ATGCACTACCCGGATACCACAATGGCGTACTGGGCCCCCAGCATGGCGGCACTCTACGGCGATCGCCTCGCCGTCGTGGACGGCGACCGCACGTGCACGTTCCGCGAACTCGGTGAGCGCAGTGCGCAATTCGCCGGAGCACTGAGGCAGGCGGGCGTTGGCGTCGGTGACGTGGTGTTAATGCACCTCGGGAACTGCGTCGAGTTCCTCCAGGCCTACTACGGCTGCCTGCAAGCCGGGGCAACCGTTACGTTGGTCAATCCGCTGCAGCCAGAGCTCGGCCTGCGCAAGCAGATCGAAGAGACGTCGGCCGTTGCTGCCGTCACGCAGAGTTCGCAGCTGCACGTCCTTCTCGCGGCTTCTTCAGGAAGCACCGTCCGTAGAATCGTGATGGTTCAGGACACCGAGGGCGCGCTCGACACACCGGAGCCGGTCGTCGCGTTCGACGCATTCATCGCCGATCTACCCACCGAATTCACCCCTACCTCCGTCCGCAGCGATGACATCGCACACATCGCGTTCACTGGCGGAACCACCGGAGTCTCCAAAGGTGTTCGCGTTCTTCACCGCAACGTCGTCGGCAACATCACGCAGATGTGTGGTTGGAGGACCGGGCACGAATTGGAGGCAGGTGCCGACGGTCTGGTCACGCCACGACGCATCGACGGCCTCGACGTGCTCGGTCCGACGCCGGGAACCGGGGCGACCATCGTGGTCTCACCGCTCTTCCACGCACATTCGTTGCTCAACACGTCGTTCCTGTTGATTTCCGGACTCACCCAGGTATTTGCCGGCCGGTTCGAACCCGGCCGGATGCTCGAGCTGATCGAAAAGCACGGGGCCACCTACCTCACCGGGTCTCCCGCCATGTGGCACGCACTGTCGGTTCATCCCGACGCTACGGTACGTAACACCGACAGCGTGTGTGTCGTGTCCTCCGGCGCTGCCCCGATCGACAGCGTCACGCTCGCTGCGCTCCGCCACGCCTTTCCCAAAGCGCTGGTCGTCGAGGGATACGGACTGACGGAGGCCACTTGTGTGGTCACGGCCGCTCCGCTGATCAACGGCTCGCAATACCGGCAGAGCAGCGTCGGCCTCCCGATCTTCGACACCGAGATACAGATTCGCGATCAACTCGACCGGAAGACCGTTCTGGGCGAGAACGAACGTGGCGAGCTGTGGGTGCGTGGACCTCAGGTCACCGACGGCTATCTCGGACACCCGGAAACCACCGCTGAACAGTTCGTCGACGGCTGGCTGGACACAGGAGACATCGCGTACCTGGACTCGGACGGATACCTCTTCATCTGCGACCGAGCCAAGGACATGCTCATCTACAAGGGGTACAACGTCTATCCGCGTGAACTCGAAGAGATTCTGGTCTCGCATCCGGCGATCTCGACTGCTGCGGTCGTCGGCCGCGAAGTGGGGAGCAATGGCCAGGAACCCGTCGCCTTCGTGGTGATGACTCCAGGTGCCGAGTTCGACGCCGAGCAGATCAAGGCATTTGTTGCTGAGCAGGTATTGCCGTACAAGAAGATTCGCGAGGTAGTCGCGGTAGAGCTTCTCCCGACGTCCGCTGCCGGCAAGGTCCTCAAGACCGATCTCCGGTCCAGGCTCCTCGAGTCAGTCGACACGGCAGGTTCCAAATGA
- a CDS encoding SDR family NAD(P)-dependent oxidoreductase produces MKLEGLSTAITGGASGLGLATARRLLDAGAHVTLIDLPSSDGKQIAADLGEAVQFAEADITDSEQFADALDAAHERGGLRGVVHCAGAGRRMRILDKDGKAGSVEDFEFVVKLNLVGSFNALRLGAERMAELDAVDGERGAIIMTASVAAFEGQIGQINYTASKAGIVGMTVTAARDLASRGIRVNTIAPGIMDTPLLARLREDVRTALEASVPNPSRLGRPDEFGQLAVSMLENDYLNGETIRLDGAIRMAPR; encoded by the coding sequence ATGAAACTCGAAGGACTTTCCACCGCGATCACCGGCGGCGCTTCAGGCTTGGGCCTGGCCACCGCTCGACGGCTGCTCGACGCCGGAGCGCACGTCACGTTGATCGATCTGCCGTCCTCCGACGGTAAACAGATAGCGGCCGACCTCGGAGAGGCAGTGCAATTCGCCGAGGCCGACATCACCGACAGCGAACAGTTCGCAGACGCGCTCGACGCGGCGCACGAGCGTGGTGGCCTCCGCGGCGTCGTCCACTGCGCGGGCGCGGGGCGTCGCATGCGCATTCTCGACAAGGACGGAAAAGCCGGATCGGTCGAGGATTTCGAGTTCGTCGTCAAACTGAACCTTGTCGGTTCGTTCAACGCGCTTCGTCTCGGCGCCGAGAGGATGGCCGAACTCGACGCCGTGGACGGTGAGCGAGGTGCCATCATCATGACGGCGTCGGTCGCAGCATTCGAAGGTCAGATCGGTCAGATCAACTACACGGCATCAAAAGCCGGGATCGTCGGCATGACGGTCACCGCTGCTCGCGATCTCGCCAGCCGTGGGATCCGCGTCAACACCATCGCCCCAGGCATCATGGACACTCCCCTACTGGCGCGCCTGCGCGAAGACGTGCGCACTGCCCTCGAAGCCTCGGTTCCCAACCCTTCACGGCTGGGTCGCCCGGACGAGTTCGGTCAGCTGGCCGTCTCGATGCTCGAGAACGACTATCTGAACGGCGAAACCATCAGGCTCGACGGCGCTATCCGGATGGCTCCCCGGTGA
- a CDS encoding nitronate monooxygenase family protein, producing MTTFADLTSQLRVPVLASPMFIISTPDLVIAQCTAGIIGSFPALNARPQSTLRDWLKLITVAREEHDREHPEKPSAPFAVNLIVHRSNNRLEEDLATIAEFEVPIVITSLGARTDINDAVHAYGGIVLHDVIDNRFARKAIEKGADGLIAVAAGAGGHAGRQSPFALIREIREWFAGPVLLSGAIAHGDSVLAALAAGADLAYVGSAFIATEEANADDAYKEMIVDSGAADIVYSNLFTGVHGNYLRGSIVAAGLDPENLAESDPSAMSFATTDTDTKAWRDIWGAGQGIGPIDAVLPTHAVVERLAAEYEAARERICRR from the coding sequence ATGACAACCTTCGCAGATCTGACGTCGCAACTGCGCGTACCCGTCCTCGCCTCACCGATGTTCATCATCTCGACGCCCGACCTCGTCATCGCGCAGTGCACCGCCGGGATCATCGGGTCTTTCCCGGCCCTGAATGCCCGTCCGCAGTCGACACTTCGGGATTGGCTCAAACTGATCACGGTGGCGCGCGAGGAGCATGATCGTGAGCACCCGGAGAAGCCCTCTGCTCCCTTTGCGGTCAACCTCATCGTCCATCGGTCCAACAACCGCCTGGAGGAGGACCTGGCGACCATCGCCGAGTTCGAGGTCCCAATCGTCATAACCTCGCTCGGCGCACGCACGGACATCAACGATGCGGTTCATGCGTACGGCGGAATCGTTCTCCATGACGTCATCGACAATCGCTTTGCACGCAAGGCGATCGAGAAGGGTGCGGACGGCCTGATTGCGGTAGCTGCCGGCGCAGGTGGTCACGCAGGTAGACAGTCGCCGTTTGCCCTGATTCGGGAGATTCGTGAGTGGTTTGCCGGTCCAGTTCTGTTGTCGGGTGCCATCGCTCACGGAGATTCGGTTCTCGCTGCACTCGCCGCGGGAGCCGACCTGGCTTATGTCGGCTCGGCATTCATTGCAACCGAAGAGGCCAACGCCGATGACGCATACAAGGAAATGATCGTGGACTCGGGCGCCGCGGATATCGTGTACTCCAATCTGTTCACCGGCGTACACGGCAACTATCTGCGTGGCAGCATCGTTGCCGCCGGTTTGGACCCGGAAAACTTAGCCGAATCCGATCCTTCCGCAATGAGTTTCGCGACCACCGATACCGACACCAAGGCCTGGCGCGACATCTGGGGCGCCGGCCAGGGAATCGGGCCGATCGACGCTGTCCTTCCGACTCACGCGGTCGTCGAGCGTCTCGCCGCAGAGTACGAGGCTGCTCGCGAACGTATCTGCCGTCGCTAG
- a CDS encoding thiolase family protein, translated as MRDAVIVDAVRTPIGRRGRSLSEIHPADLSAHVLRALAERTGLDAATVDDVIWGCVSQVGEQAGSIARTAALAAGWPDSVPGVTLTRACGSSQQAVSFAAATVISGQNDVVVAGGVESMSRVPMGTASKNGEHFPPSVLERFGVDGFSQGTGAEMMARKWALTRTALDEYSLRSHELAARATDTGAFTGQIATIADLSQDEGIRRGGSVESLAKLPAAFDADGVIHAGNSSQISDGAGATLVTTSEYARAHGWKPLVRIHTAVVAAADPVIMLTGPIAATAKALERSGLSIDDIGAFEINEAFAPVPLAWQAETGAAIDRLNPLGGAIAVGHPLGGSGAILMTRLAHHMRDQGIRYGLQSMCEAGGMANATILELI; from the coding sequence ATGCGAGATGCCGTCATCGTCGACGCAGTACGTACACCGATCGGCCGTCGCGGCCGCTCCCTCTCGGAGATCCATCCGGCCGATTTGTCCGCACACGTCCTACGTGCACTCGCAGAGCGCACCGGACTCGACGCAGCGACGGTCGACGACGTGATCTGGGGGTGCGTCAGTCAGGTCGGTGAACAGGCCGGAAGCATCGCCCGCACAGCGGCACTCGCCGCCGGTTGGCCCGACAGCGTTCCCGGTGTCACACTGACCCGGGCCTGCGGATCGAGCCAGCAGGCAGTCTCCTTTGCCGCCGCTACCGTCATCTCCGGTCAGAACGACGTGGTTGTCGCCGGCGGCGTCGAGTCGATGTCGCGAGTACCGATGGGAACCGCCAGCAAGAACGGTGAGCATTTCCCGCCGTCGGTCCTCGAACGCTTCGGTGTCGATGGATTCAGTCAGGGAACCGGCGCCGAGATGATGGCCCGCAAATGGGCACTCACACGGACGGCGCTCGACGAATACTCTCTCCGCTCACATGAACTCGCGGCCCGTGCCACTGATACTGGAGCATTCACCGGACAGATTGCCACCATCGCCGATTTATCGCAGGACGAAGGGATACGGCGAGGGGGAAGCGTGGAGTCGCTCGCGAAGCTGCCGGCGGCATTCGACGCAGACGGAGTGATCCACGCAGGCAACTCTTCTCAGATCTCCGACGGAGCGGGCGCCACACTCGTCACGACCAGTGAATACGCCCGAGCACACGGGTGGAAGCCACTCGTCCGGATTCACACTGCAGTGGTCGCGGCCGCTGATCCGGTCATCATGCTCACCGGTCCGATTGCCGCCACTGCAAAGGCATTGGAGCGATCCGGGTTGTCCATAGACGACATCGGCGCCTTCGAGATCAACGAGGCGTTCGCGCCCGTTCCGCTTGCTTGGCAGGCCGAAACCGGCGCGGCCATCGATCGATTGAATCCGCTCGGCGGAGCGATCGCCGTCGGCCACCCGCTCGGTGGATCCGGCGCGATCTTGATGACTCGGCTAGCACATCACATGCGCGATCAGGGAATTCGCTACGGACTGCAGTCGATGTGCGAAGCCGGCGGCATGGCCAACGCGACGATTCTCGAATTGATCTGA
- a CDS encoding MFS transporter — translation MAQHRNDVQPESTSVPVFGTRKRAWSMTGLVVFLYIVNYADKAVLGIIAQPLARELGLKSSQIGMVGSLFFLMFCIGGFLAGPLNKYLTLRWALLILAAIWSVVMLPLVLGASLAMLIVSRMLLGLAEGPSSALMHTAAYSWHPPAKRGLPGAMLAGSASVAKIALAPVLTFIAVHYGWRAAVLSLSVLGLVWMGCWLAGWSEGPYTSKAVKATRHADPGEAVETTTKAVTEPNVPWRKILLSRTFVSCCFLIAAIYALTTVVLTWLPSYFEVGLGYSAMQAGSMFALPSIVGLILMITSGSVTDKLIGRGFTSRAVRVIVPCVGVLICGSILLFLPQISTPAVAVAIVSIGYGFSAITFPLINAAISELCPPQQTAGTMGFFLAIMSIGGLIAPYATGVIVDNAATPADGYAQSFQAIGIIGVIAAVLVLVFANPDRDRKLIRG, via the coding sequence ATCGCGCAGCATCGTAACGACGTCCAACCTGAATCGACTTCGGTCCCTGTCTTCGGAACTCGCAAGCGCGCCTGGTCTATGACCGGACTGGTCGTGTTCCTCTACATAGTCAACTACGCAGACAAAGCAGTCCTCGGAATCATCGCTCAACCGCTTGCACGCGAACTCGGACTGAAGTCGTCGCAAATCGGCATGGTCGGCTCGCTCTTCTTTCTGATGTTCTGCATCGGCGGCTTCCTGGCCGGACCACTGAACAAGTACCTCACCCTGCGTTGGGCGCTGCTGATCTTGGCTGCGATCTGGTCCGTAGTCATGCTTCCCCTGGTTCTCGGCGCAAGTCTCGCGATGTTGATCGTCTCTCGCATGCTTTTGGGACTTGCCGAAGGCCCCAGCTCGGCGTTGATGCACACTGCCGCCTACTCATGGCATCCACCGGCCAAGCGTGGCCTCCCCGGCGCGATGCTCGCCGGATCCGCCTCCGTGGCAAAGATCGCGCTCGCACCGGTGCTCACATTCATCGCGGTCCATTACGGTTGGCGTGCAGCGGTTCTCTCGCTCTCCGTTCTCGGTCTGGTGTGGATGGGTTGTTGGCTGGCCGGTTGGTCCGAGGGTCCGTACACGAGCAAGGCAGTCAAGGCGACCAGACATGCCGATCCAGGAGAAGCGGTCGAGACGACAACAAAGGCAGTCACCGAACCGAACGTTCCGTGGCGCAAGATCCTGCTCTCCCGCACTTTTGTCAGCTGCTGCTTCCTCATTGCCGCCATCTACGCGTTGACCACAGTGGTCCTCACCTGGCTGCCGTCGTACTTCGAGGTCGGCCTCGGTTACAGTGCAATGCAAGCCGGTTCGATGTTCGCGCTGCCCTCGATCGTCGGTCTGATCCTCATGATCACGTCCGGTTCCGTCACGGACAAGTTGATCGGCCGCGGTTTCACGTCTCGTGCGGTTCGTGTCATCGTTCCCTGTGTCGGCGTTCTGATTTGCGGGTCGATACTCCTGTTCCTGCCTCAGATTTCCACTCCCGCCGTCGCTGTTGCCATCGTCTCGATCGGCTACGGATTCTCGGCAATCACTTTTCCTCTCATCAATGCTGCGATCTCCGAACTGTGCCCGCCGCAGCAGACAGCCGGAACCATGGGATTCTTCCTCGCCATCATGTCGATCGGCGGCCTGATTGCGCCATACGCAACGGGAGTCATCGTGGACAATGCCGCAACGCCGGCCGACGGCTACGCCCAGTCCTTCCAGGCAATCGGCATCATCGGCGTCATCGCCGCCGTTCTGGTCCTCGTCTTCGCCAATCCGGATCGCGACCGCAAGCTCATCCGCGGCTGA
- a CDS encoding acyl-CoA dehydrogenase family protein, which yields MQRTVFNEDHEAFRATVRDFIAKEVTPVHEKWEEDGHPPRDFYRRLGELGVLGIQVPEEYGGGGESSLKFNVVVAEEVAAAGASFGSQSVHTNLILPYLLEYANDEQKNRWLPGFASGDLMFAIAMTEPGTGSDLANIATSAKLSEDGTHYVVNGAKTFITGGVLADRILVVCRTSPSTAENRRSGLSILVVDTSSPGFSVGRKINKIGLKTSDTAELSFVDVQVPVEDRLGEEGHGFSYLTHNLAQERLTIAFGAAASATAALRFAIDYVKDRKVFGKPVAAFQNTKFVLAECATEVDAIQLVSDNALECHDRGTLTIPDAAKAKLFCTEAAGRVIDKCLQLHGGYGYITEYPIARLYADTRVTRIYGGTSEVMKTIIAKDLGL from the coding sequence ATGCAGCGCACCGTGTTCAACGAGGATCACGAGGCATTCCGGGCTACCGTCCGCGATTTCATCGCGAAGGAAGTGACGCCAGTCCACGAGAAGTGGGAAGAGGACGGTCACCCACCCCGTGATTTCTATCGCCGACTGGGTGAGCTGGGCGTACTCGGAATTCAGGTGCCGGAGGAATATGGCGGAGGCGGGGAGTCCTCGCTCAAATTCAATGTCGTCGTCGCCGAGGAAGTTGCCGCGGCCGGGGCGTCGTTCGGCTCGCAGTCGGTTCATACGAACCTGATCCTGCCGTACCTGCTCGAGTACGCGAACGATGAACAGAAGAATCGGTGGCTGCCCGGGTTTGCGTCTGGTGATCTGATGTTTGCGATTGCGATGACCGAACCGGGAACGGGTTCGGACCTGGCTAACATTGCGACGTCGGCCAAGCTGTCCGAGGACGGTACACACTACGTGGTCAACGGTGCCAAGACGTTCATCACCGGAGGTGTGCTGGCCGATCGGATATTGGTGGTGTGCCGCACTTCGCCCAGTACAGCGGAGAACCGTCGTAGCGGACTGTCGATTCTGGTGGTCGACACGTCGTCACCCGGCTTCTCGGTGGGGCGCAAGATCAACAAGATCGGACTCAAGACCTCGGACACTGCGGAACTTTCGTTTGTCGACGTCCAGGTGCCTGTCGAGGATCGGCTCGGCGAAGAAGGCCACGGCTTCAGCTATCTGACCCACAACCTGGCTCAGGAACGATTGACCATTGCTTTCGGCGCGGCCGCGTCTGCCACTGCAGCGCTTCGATTTGCCATCGACTATGTCAAGGATCGCAAGGTCTTCGGCAAGCCCGTTGCAGCGTTCCAGAACACCAAATTCGTTCTGGCAGAGTGCGCTACCGAAGTCGACGCCATCCAGTTGGTGTCTGACAACGCACTAGAGTGCCACGACCGTGGCACGCTGACGATTCCGGACGCGGCGAAGGCAAAGCTGTTCTGTACCGAGGCGGCAGGTCGAGTAATCGACAAATGCCTCCAGTTGCACGGTGGGTACGGGTACATCACCGAGTACCCCATCGCTCGCCTCTACGCTGATACACGCGTCACGCGAATCTACGGTGGTACAAGTGAAGTCATGAAAACCATCATCGCGAAAGATCTTGGCCTCTGA